Proteins encoded together in one Musa acuminata AAA Group cultivar baxijiao chromosome BXJ3-6, Cavendish_Baxijiao_AAA, whole genome shotgun sequence window:
- the LOC135639451 gene encoding uncharacterized protein LOC135639451: MAGLSLRCGDCGALLKSVEEAQEHAELTKHSNFSESTEAVLNLVCATCGKPCRSRTETDLHTKRTGHADFDDRTLEAAKPIELEAAPKAAAASGESAGDESSQPEEMVVPEVDSDLLGQLESMGFPTARATRALHYSGNSSIEAAINWVAEHEDDPDIDQMPLIPKDKMTEANKPSLTPEEIKMKAEELRERARKKKEEEERKTEREREKERIRIGKELLEAKRIEEENERKRILALRKAEKEEEQRAREKIRQKLEEDKAERRRKLGLPPEDPVSSKPSAAPEEQKKSFLPVKPATKAERMRDCLRSLKQHHKDEDAKVKRAFQTLLTYVGNVAKNPNEEKFRKIRLNNPTFQDRVGGLHGGVEFLELCGFEKLEDGEFLFLPRDKVDMAVLNSAGSELNSAIANPFFGVL, translated from the exons ATGGCGGGGCTTTCTCTTCGCTGCGGGGACTGCGGAGCCCTCCTCAAGAGCGTGGAGGAGGCGCAGGAGCACGCGGAGCTCACCAAACACTCCAACTTCTCCGAATCCACCGAAGCGGTCCTCAATCTAGTTTGCGCCACCTGCGGCAAGCCCTGCCGGTCGAGAACT GAGACCGATTTGCACACCAAGCGCACCGGACATGCAGATTTCGATGACAGGACTTTGGAGGCTGCGAAGCCCATCGAGTTGGAGGCCGCCCCGAAGGCTGCTGCGGCATCGGGGGAGAGCGCCGGTGACGAGAGCAGCCAGCCTGAAG AGATGGTTGTCCCAGAAGTTGACAGTGATCTGCTTGGACAACTCGAATCAATGGGATTTCCTACAGCCCGTGCAACTAGAGCACTTCACTATTCTG GTAATAGCAGTATTGAGGCTGCAATAAACTGGGTTGCAGAACATGAAGATGATCCTGATATTGATCAGATGCCTTTG ATTCCCAAAGACAAAATGACTGAAGCCAACAAACCTTCTTTGACTCCTGAGGAAATAAAGATGAAAGCGGAGGAGCTTCG AGAACGTGCTcgtaagaagaaagaagaagaagaaagaaaaacggAAAGAGAAAGGGAAAAG GAGAGAATACGTATTGGTAAAGAGCTCCTGGAAGCCAAACGTATTGAGgaggaaaatgaaagaaaaag AATTTTGGCATTACGGAAAGCagagaaagaggaagaacaaAGAGCAAGAGAAAAGATCCGTCAGAAACTAGAGGAAGATAAG GCAGAGAGAAGGCGGAAGCTTGGATTGCCACCTGAAGACCCTGTGTCTTCAAAACCGAGCGCAGCTCCAGAGGAGCAAAAGAAG AGCTTTTTACCTGTCAAGCCTGCTACAAAGGCTGAGCGCATGAGAGATTGTTTGCGTTCCCTCAAACAACATCACAAG GACGAGGATGCTAAAGTCAAAAGAGCTTTTCAAACACTGCTCACATACGTCGGCAATGTGGCAAAAAATCCAAATGAGGAGAAATTCAGAAAGATCCGGCTAAATAATCCAACATTTCAG GATAGAGTAGGAGGTTTGCATGGAGGGGTAGAATTCCTCGAGCTATGTGGATTCGAAAAACTTGAAGATGGCGAATTTTTGTTTCTACCTAGAGACAAAGTGGACATGGCGGTGCTGAATTCCGCAGGATCGGAGCTGAATTCTGCTATAGCAAATCCCTTCTTTGGAGTTCTCTAA